From Pseudomonas sp. B21-028, one genomic window encodes:
- a CDS encoding YebC/PmpR family DNA-binding transcriptional regulator produces the protein MGAQWKVKHKEAAANAKGKIFGKLVKEITIAARNGADVATNAHLRLVVEQAKKASMPRETLERAIKKGSGQLGETVQYHRVTYEGFAPHQVPLIVECVTDNINRTVAEIRVAFRKGQLGASGSVAWDFNHVGMIEAAPDSPDADPEMAAIEAGAQDFEPGEEGATLFITDAADLDAVQKALPAQGFTVLSAKLGYQPKNPVSGLTDAQMAEVEAFLEGLDNHDDVQDMFVGLAG, from the coding sequence AAGGGCAAGATCTTCGGCAAGCTGGTGAAGGAAATCACCATTGCCGCGCGCAACGGTGCCGATGTGGCGACCAACGCACACCTGCGGCTGGTGGTCGAGCAGGCGAAGAAGGCCTCGATGCCCCGCGAGACCCTGGAGCGCGCGATCAAGAAAGGTTCCGGCCAGCTCGGCGAGACCGTGCAGTACCACCGTGTGACCTACGAAGGGTTTGCGCCGCACCAGGTGCCGCTGATCGTTGAATGCGTGACCGACAACATCAACCGTACCGTGGCCGAAATCCGCGTCGCGTTCCGCAAGGGCCAGTTGGGCGCTTCGGGTTCGGTGGCCTGGGACTTCAACCATGTCGGCATGATCGAGGCCGCTCCGGACAGCCCTGACGCCGATCCGGAAATGGCCGCCATCGAGGCCGGTGCCCAGGATTTCGAACCGGGCGAAGAGGGTGCGACGCTGTTCATCACCGATGCGGCCGACCTCGACGCCGTGCAGAAAGCGCTGCCGGCCCAGGGCTTCACGGTGTTGTCCGCCAAGCTGGGCTACCAGCCGAAAAATCCGGTCAGCGGCCTGACCGACGCGCAGATGGCCGAGGTCGAAGCGTTCCTTGAAGGCCTCGACAACCACGATGACGTGCAGGATATGTTTGTCGGGTTGGCGGGTTAA